CATGGGGCCTCCGAGGAGAGCGGAGTCTGGTTTCTCGAGAAGTGATTCCGGCCGCAGCGTGCGGGGGGTGGCTGGCAACGCGGCAGTCGAAGGCTACCAGCCCGGCTGATCCGCGGTCCAGCTTTCAAGCGGGCCGCAGAAAAGCCCTCGGTCATCGCTGGCCGAGGGCTCTCTCACACCTCTGCACTAATCGGTGTTCTTGGGCGCCGCCATCTCTTTTCGCAGCGCCTCGATCTCCTCACGAAGTTTCCGCAGCTCCTGCTGCACGGCCTCCTGCTCCGTCGGCGGCGCCACCAGCGCCACGGTGACGTCGCGCTCTTCGGTGCGCCGCAGTGTGTGCAGCGTGATTCCGGCGGGCGCGGCACTCAACGCGTGCACCAGCGTTTCGACGCTGCCAATGGCTTGACTTCCCGCCCCGGTGATCACGTCACCGGCGTGGATTCCGGCGCGATCGGCTTGCCCGCCGGACTCCACCTCGAGCACCAGGACACCCTCCGCCTTCGAGGCGCCCAGTGCCGACGCCAATGCGCGATTCAGGTTCGCGCACTGGAGGCCGAGCGTCGTCAGCGGATCCGTCTTCGGCTCGGCAACCGCGGCCTCGGTCGCCGGCGGCTGGGCGGTCTCCACGGCCGCCACATTCGCTGTCGGCGGCGCCACGGCGACGGTCGCAGCCGGCGCCGCCGCGACAGGCTCGGGCGCGGGCGCGGGAACTGGCTCCATGGTTCTGATCTTCATCACCTTGCCGTTGTTCCGCACGATGGTCACGGGAATAGGCTGGCTCTGATCGACGCGGGAGTGCGCGGTCACGAGATCACCCACGTTCCTCAGCGAAGTGAACCCCACGGCCACGAGGATGTCGCCGGGCACGATGCCGATGCGATCCGCGGGGCCGTCCGATTCGACTTCGGTGACGCGAATACCCGCTCTCGAGTACGCGTACTGCTCGCGCCAACCATCGCTGAGAGGTGCGACCTTGACTCCCATCCATGATCCTGGGCCCGAAAAGGATTGGGCACGAGAGCTGGATGACCAGGCCGACGTCGCGACGATCGCAATCATCGACGCTGCTGCGAAGCCTCTGATGAGATGCGACATGATTGAACTCTCCTCCTTCCAATGCGCCTGCTCGGTGCGGCCATGAACGGGTCGCGGCATGGCGGCGCAGCTGGAGGAGGCCGACGATCATGCGGCCGATGTCTCAAAGTTCTTCGCGTTCCATCGCTGATCGTCGGCGTTGTCCGTTGCGTTCGTGCCGAAACCACAGCGTGCGGCCGTGCACATTTCAAGATCGTGCAGAGATCGAATCGATCCGACACGGCCACTCGAGGCTACCGGGGTAAGCTCCGCCTCGGTGGCCACTTGGGTCTACCCGGCTAAAGTTGATTCTAGAGCCGGATTTGGTCCCATTGCACTGACTTTCACGCGCTCGCGGTAGTTCGCTCCCATCGGGACCCGGTGGAACAGCAGGGACCCAAGCGGAGGTCATCCACCCGCGCCGGTCGACGGCTACCTGAGGCGCTACGCCTACCCTCCCGCGGGTCATCGACCGGGTTCGGTGCCGGAGCGCGGCCGGCCGGGGTCATCGATGCCCGACCGTAACGCCGCCCGGGCAGGCACAGAGGACGTTCGACGTTCTCCCGTGAGGCTGGTCGAGAGCGTCAGGG
This region of Candidatus Eisenbacteria bacterium genomic DNA includes:
- a CDS encoding PDZ domain-containing protein; the protein is MGVKVAPLSDGWREQYAYSRAGIRVTEVESDGPADRIGIVPGDILVAVGFTSLRNVGDLVTAHSRVDQSQPIPVTIVRNNGKVMKIRTMEPVPAPAPEPVAAAPAATVAVAPPTANVAAVETAQPPATEAAVAEPKTDPLTTLGLQCANLNRALASALGASKAEGVLVLEVESGGQADRAGIHAGDVITGAGSQAIGSVETLVHALSAAPAGITLHTLRRTEERDVTVALVAPPTEQEAVQQELRKLREEIEALRKEMAAPKNTD